From the Papaver somniferum cultivar HN1 chromosome 2, ASM357369v1, whole genome shotgun sequence genome, the window aaatccaaaccTGTTTCCTTTCCCTAGACCTAGCAGCAGATTCTCTATTTTTAATCATTCTCCTCTGTCTCTGTTGAGCTACTTTATCAATAGGTTCTTGAACAACAGCTCTTCTTTTTCCCCTTCCTACAACTCTTCCTCCTCCTTCCATAGTAGCACCATTTCCATACCCTAAAATTGATCCTCCTAGTTCAATTTGTCCCTGTGGATATGGTGAATCAACTACAAACCCTGTAACCGGTCCAACAACAGTTGGAATTCTAACATCTTCTTCTCCTAATGCACCAGTTTTAGCTAAATACTCCTCTAACGTCATTTCATTAAATatcatcttttcttctttccgatcaacatcgtcatcatcaccaCCGCCGGTAATCTCTCTCCATACTTCAGCAGCTGTCTTTGGAAAACTTTCTTGTCGAGATAAATTGgtttctccatcaccaccaccaccaccaccaccaagagTAGTAGTAGAATTATGGTTATCATTACAGAAATTTCTTAACAACTCATCCATATTCATTGAACCAAAATTCTTACTCTGACCACCACCACCTTGTAGTGAATATGTATTAGTAGATGTTGTTTGATGTGCTAGATCCGAATTCGTCGAATTCGTAGTTGCCATCACCTTCGATGACGCCATTTTGATTTCCACCTATTTCTAGGGCTTTTTTGCTCTTCACTTCTTCTTACTTTACCAAATTCACCTTCTTTATCTCACTCACTTACTTCTGATTCGAGACTTGATTTGCCGGGAAAAGCTAATTTTGGGCGAATCTCTTGTTGTGGGAGGTTGCATGAGTTTCGGATGAGCGGTTTGAATTTATGGGAAGAAGACGGGGTTGGGAAACCAGGAAATTACTAGCGGTTTTGGTTTTTTTGTGAAAAGTAGTTTTGGTTTTGTTAAAAAGTGGTTTATGGGGATATTTTGGAATGTGTCCTCTAGGAGGTTACTAAATCAGGAAAAAAGAATACGGATCTGCCGACTtgattggtttttttattttccGTTTGAGAAATTGAGACATTTCTTATTTAGTCCAGTAATTCCGACCCgtgttactggctagtccagagggaTAACACATTTATGGGTTGGTCTAATAAAGTTTAAACCTGCCTAAGATTATCTATCTACCCAGAGACACGTTAaaagtaattttcagtttcattttcgaTTCTCTCTCTTGTTTCTTCAGTTACAGAACCGctccttcaatttcttgtttaccaatcgcttctatctcttctttcttctcaatcaaactcatctgaaaa encodes:
- the LOC113347261 gene encoding bZIP transcription factor 12-like → MASSKVMATTNSTNSDLAHQTTSTNTYSLQGGGGQSKNFGSMNMDELLRNFCNDNHNSTTTLGGGGGGGDGETNLSRQESFPKTAAEVWREITGGGDDDDVDRKEEKMIFNEMTLEEYLAKTGALGEEDVRIPTVVGPVTGFVVDSPYPQGQIELGGSILGYGNGATMEGGGRVVGRGKRRAVVQEPIDKVAQQRQRRMIKNRESAARSRERKQAYTVELETQVSQLVAENERLTKEQKERNRERYMQLMETRIPVEEKQRPQPVFVLSKWNSSNTPMGNLYPVEEKPRPQLVFEPSKRDLFNAPTPHCLFRGRKKDLRRTNSVEW